One Natronomonas gomsonensis genomic window, GGGTGACAACAAGCCCCAATGACACAACCGCTCGAAGCTGTCACTTCGGAATCATCACCACCGTAACTAGTGGCGCTTCCTTCAGGTTCAAACACTTTCCGTTCTCCTGAATCGTCCTTCGGATTGTAAACGGCGTATCGCCGGTTCGAATCGGGGAGGAGGATAATATTCAGGGTGGCGTCTGGCAAATCTTTTTTGATTTGAATAAGCTCTCTTCTCCCTCTTTCGCCATCTAATAGGACAGCACAAAGCCCATAATCACAGTCATTTTCAAACAGCGAATATACAGACTCGGCTTTAATGCCAATGTCCTGAAATTCTGGACCGGAAATGACCTCGTAACTGTGGAGGAGTTCAAGAAGATCTCCAGCTTCTTTATCCACGTATTTAATCACATCATCTACTGTGGAATATTGCTCGCTCTCTTCTGCTATTAATTGCTCTTCGTCGTCTTTTGATAACGCGGCTCCAGTTTGGGTTAGAGCCAACCCGCTTGCTGTTCCTGCTCCTAATGTTCTGAGCAGTTGTCGACGCTGTACATCAGCCGTGTCGTCGCTGGCACTATCTTGTGCCATGCAAAACAAATGGGGGCCAGAAGGGATTAATAATATCTTCTAGGTAGTTTAAAAATATAGTTTCAGAAGTTGATTTTTGATTTTCATAACAAATAAATGAAATGTATAAGAAATTCGAGGGTTAACTCCGAGGCTGATACATACCAAGTCTTCAAATCCAATCCTGAGGTACTGATACGGCAAGAAATCGGCTATAGTAGCGTAGCCAACACCAATACCCATCCCCACGCAACGGTGCTCGTCAAAATCACTAATATACGGACATATAATGGAAATTTATCATCAATAGTGTCTGAAGGACCATTTTCAGCGAAGCGAGACCCAGAACGGAATAGCAATTCGTTTAGTGGGCTCGCTGCTCTCATTTTCCGGCCCCACCCGGCCACTATCGCCCAGAGCACTGACATCACGATTGTAAGACCAAAAATGATATTTCCGAACACGACCCCGGACACTTCACTCACTACATAGACCCCGGTGAGGCAGATTGCGGGGACAATCAAGCCAAACACCGGTATCCCGAAACGGACATCCCCTATGGATTTGACCGCCATTGAATCACCTTCATAAAGAATTTACAGCGCAACAATAAAAAACCACCACTTGACAACCCGTGTTAAATCACAGTGAGTGGTGATTCGGTTTCTTTACCCAGAACTTCACCTGAAACTGAGTAGGACGATTCAATATGTACAGACCGCAGCCATTACGATAACTACAATTAAGATTCGATATAATCAGCGAACTAATGATTACTTTTTTATATTTAATTTTGGTATGAAAAGACATGGGTAAACAAACTCCCCGCGATCTTAACAGATTGAACGAACACAAACTGACCCGCCGCCGGGTAATGAAGGCCGCAGCTGCCGCCGGGATGTCATCCGCAGCAGTGTTGACGATGACGCCCGATGATGTGAAAGCCGCTGATTCCGATCAAGTAACGATCCCGTTCGACACAGAGGGCGAAGAGAAGAAACAGATTGCAGCTGATGTCCTTGACTGGTACTACCGTGCCCGTGATGCAACGGATAAAATCAAAGAAGCCCACTTCGGCAAAGATGGAGTCCATCGGGTCGCCACTCGCGGCGGAGGTCAACTGACAATGCTCATGTACACGTGATTCTAAACAACGAGAAAGGAGAGGCCGACGAACGACGGGGCGAACTCCCTGAAGAAAGAAACGGAGTTCGAGTTGAGGTCGATACTACGGATACCGTAGAAACAAACGACCATTGTAACCCAAAGTGCTGGACCGACAAAGACAATTTCCCTGGTGGGCAAATAATAAGAACAATACAAGAAAATGGCGAAGGGACAATTTCGCCGCAACACTACCAAGGCGATCTTGAATGGTTCGGATGGACAACTGCCGCACACATCCTTCAGGATTGCTACACCGGCCAAAGCATGGAACACACAGCCTGTAGCACTCCCAAGGGTGTCGGTGAGGTGACAAAGATAGACAAGAAACGGGACATCGCCTGGATAACGCCCAATCAAGACGTGAGCCAAAGTCCGATGAACTACCATCCCGAACACACAGAGAGCGTAGAAATCCTCGGTACCATCACCGAAGAGGGTTTTGTCACTATCAACCAAGAAAACCAGCCACTGTTCATCTACGGAATATCAAGCTGTAAATCCTCGATGAACCTCCAAGAGTGGAACGGAACCCACCAGAAAGGCGACTACTGTGTCTCCGAAAGAGTTGACCAGATGTATAGCGGACACGAAGTAGTTGGCGGAACCGAGAAAGGCGACAGTGGCGCCCTCTACACAGTTGAAGACCCAGGCGTAGACGGGAATTTCTACGCAATGGGAAGCCACAGCGGGGCCGATGTTTTTGGATTTAATACATACAATTACGGGGCGCAGGGCTTCTCCATCGAGAACATCTATGACCGCCGGTGGGACAACTAATCTTAGGGAGTGGAACTATCAACCAACACAATTGTCAAGAAAAAGATTATGAAAGGTATGAAAACCGTCTTACCAGATAAAGTATCAGGTCAGGTGTCACTAGATGGAGTGGTCTATGTTCTGGCCGCTGTAACAACCGCGATCGGGATGTGGCTCGCACTCCACAAGTTCCTCCCGAAACCACCAGCAACAGAGGCTATTATGTGGGTAGGCGGCACTATTATCGCGCCATCGACAGCCATCCTAATCGGGTATAGGAACGGGCCGTTCAGTGCAGGTGCTCTCCTCGGCGGCCTCCCAGTTATCGGCATAATGTTTGGTGGGTTCTTTCGAGGCTTTACGATCCGGGGCATTGAGAGCGCTATCGCCGCCGCATTCGTCCCTGCCAGCATTAGCCTCCCCGTCAGCGGTGGGCTCTATGTTCTCGGTATCGCCCTCCGACGCGACGGCACCTTCACCCGGCGCAGACGAGACCTCGCGATACGTATGGCCGTCGCCATCAGCATCGGAATCACTCTCGGATTGATGGCTCAACTAGGTATCGTAGAGGTACTTGGCGACCAGTGATCGTGCCACAACAGTGCGAACCAAGTGACTCAAATTCTATTACATGATTGACCGGGTTGACGGAAGAGAATATCCCGAAGCTGGGCGTGCGTTCTCTCTAGAAACCGTCTTCGAAAGAGACACGCTTGTTAAGACGATCGAGGCTTGTCTTAGCCCCCTCTGACTTATCTGGTTTGACAGGGATTCACGAAAACGGTGGCACCCTGCGATGCTGCTGTACACACGGAAGATCCCCACTCGTTGACTACCTCGAGTACCCAACGTACCCAACAGTATAATTTGACCTGCTAAACACTCATTACACAGACGTACTCAACGCGAGTTTCATTCCATTGGGATAAAGAAACCGTAATACCAACTACTGATATGCCGTCTTCAGATTGTTTTATCGACATCAGTCAGTTTCTCGTCGGCCCGGTCAAGAAACGCCGTATATTTCGACTCAATCCGATCCTGAAGCGCCGCTCGCTCCGCAACCAACTCGTCAAGATCCCGACGCCCCAACCACTCCCCAAGCCACTCATACTCGTCTGTCAGTTTGTACACCTTCCGCTTCTCTCTACGTTCCTCTCGCTCGATGTACTGAATTTCCTCTTCCAGCATTCCCAGTTTGACACCCTCCTCCAACCGTGAGGTAAGCGTCGCCGAACTCACATCAACCAGCTCTTTCAAATCACTGAATCGTTTCGGAGCCTCACGCAGCTCGAGTAACAGTTCCATCACTCCCTTCTTTCTGAGATATTTCGTCCGAGCAACATTCTCTGAAGACCCCTCCGTGCCAGATCCAGTGCTTTCAATCATTACTTCAACTTGAACTTGAGTTCACCATAACATTAAAACTCCCGCACCCAATACTTGAACTCAACTTTAGATTAAAGCCAACTCTAACATATCTCTCTCCGACTCACGACCCTTCCTAAACCCATCCACTCTCCCATGATCTGTCGTCACCCACGCCGAGCCCTCCAGCGAACCGTTGAGGCACCGCCCACGCCATGAGTGCTACCCCACCTAGCATCGCTTCGTCTATCGTCACTCACGCCAGC contains:
- a CDS encoding twin-arginine translocation signal domain-containing protein, with protein sequence MGKQTPRDLNRLNEHKLTRRRVMKAAAAAGMSSAAVLTMTPDDVKAADSDQVTIPFDTEGEEKKQIAADVLDWYYRARDATDKIKEAHFGKDGVHRVATRGGGQLTMLMYT